Proteins from a genomic interval of Heterodontus francisci isolate sHetFra1 chromosome 31, sHetFra1.hap1, whole genome shotgun sequence:
- the LOC137347010 gene encoding transcription cofactor vestigial-like protein 2 isoform X3, giving the protein MSCLDVMYQAYGAHHPYITTTPAYTTQTFSVYPRVQEVTMELIPGSVPHPSAPSKEDALREERPEAEYINSKCVLFTYFNGDISTVVDEHFTRALSSYNPESRSCKPRKGSLGSAEGSSLIQRNFPASFWDSNYQAPPSASAPASASGGSSSSISSPHSELHYSSPEPYPALLHSQLAQPPEHWHYPLGAPVSPQGSAYHHPRTIHELYTVNPNLDPRYSSLIVPALRASRLQPAIAGQEPPSPWTGVFPTAEVTQALNLNVEAARRCCLPGGPLFS; this is encoded by the exons ATGAGCTGTTTGGATGTTATGTACCAGGCGTATGGAGCACATCATCCTTACATTACAACCACTCCAGCTTACACAACACAG ACTTTCTCAGTTTATCCCCGAGTGCAAGAAGTCACGATGGAGCTCATCCCGGGCAGCGTGCCTCATCCCTCAGCCCCGAGTAAAGAGGATGCACTGAGAGAGGAGAGACCCGAGGCCGAGTACATTAACTCCAAATGTGTCTTGTTCACGTATTTCAATGGCGATATCAGCACTGTTGTGGATGAACACTTTACTCGAGCCTTGAGTAGTTACAATCctgaaagcaggagttgtaaacccaGGAAGGGAAGCTTGGGATCAGCAG AGGGCTCTTCTCTTATCCAGCGCAATTTCCCTGCATCTTTCTGGGACAGTAATTACCAGGCACCACCCTCCGCCTCCGCCCCAGCCTCAGCCTCAGGAGGGAGTAGCAGCAGTATAAGCTCCCCACACTCCGAGCTCCATTACTCGTCTCCAGAGCCATACccggccctcctgcactctcagcTGGCCCAGCCGCCGGAACATTGGCACTACCCACTGGGTGCCCCTGTCAGCCCGCAGGGCTCGGCGTACCATCACCCCCGGACTATACACGAACTCTACACGGTCAACCCCAACCTCGACCCTCGCTACAGCTCTTTGATCGTCCCGGCCCTCCGGGCCAGCAGACTGCAACCCGCCATCGCCGGCCAAGAGCCCCCCTCTCCATGGACAGGGGTCTTCCCTACCGCTGAAGTGACACAGGCTTTAAACCTAAATGTCGAAGCAG CTCGGCGCTGCTGTTTACCTGGCGGACCTCTCTTCAGCTGA
- the LOC137347010 gene encoding transcription cofactor vestigial-like protein 2 isoform X1, with product MSCLDVMYQAYGAHHPYITTTPAYTTQTFSVYPRVQEVTMELIPGSVPHPSAPSKEDALREERPEAEYINSKCVLFTYFNGDISTVVDEHFTRALSSYNPESRSCKPRKGSLGSAEGSSLIQRNFPASFWDSNYQAPPSASAPASASGGSSSSISSPHSELHYSSPEPYPALLHSQLAQPPEHWHYPLGAPVSPQGSAYHHPRTIHELYTVNPNLDPRYSSLIVPALRASRLQPAIAGQEPPSPWTGVFPTAEVTQALNLNVEAGKARYSFIWRGKPIL from the exons ATGAGCTGTTTGGATGTTATGTACCAGGCGTATGGAGCACATCATCCTTACATTACAACCACTCCAGCTTACACAACACAG ACTTTCTCAGTTTATCCCCGAGTGCAAGAAGTCACGATGGAGCTCATCCCGGGCAGCGTGCCTCATCCCTCAGCCCCGAGTAAAGAGGATGCACTGAGAGAGGAGAGACCCGAGGCCGAGTACATTAACTCCAAATGTGTCTTGTTCACGTATTTCAATGGCGATATCAGCACTGTTGTGGATGAACACTTTACTCGAGCCTTGAGTAGTTACAATCctgaaagcaggagttgtaaacccaGGAAGGGAAGCTTGGGATCAGCAG AGGGCTCTTCTCTTATCCAGCGCAATTTCCCTGCATCTTTCTGGGACAGTAATTACCAGGCACCACCCTCCGCCTCCGCCCCAGCCTCAGCCTCAGGAGGGAGTAGCAGCAGTATAAGCTCCCCACACTCCGAGCTCCATTACTCGTCTCCAGAGCCATACccggccctcctgcactctcagcTGGCCCAGCCGCCGGAACATTGGCACTACCCACTGGGTGCCCCTGTCAGCCCGCAGGGCTCGGCGTACCATCACCCCCGGACTATACACGAACTCTACACGGTCAACCCCAACCTCGACCCTCGCTACAGCTCTTTGATCGTCCCGGCCCTCCGGGCCAGCAGACTGCAACCCGCCATCGCCGGCCAAGAGCCCCCCTCTCCATGGACAGGGGTCTTCCCTACCGCTGAAGTGACACAGGCTTTAAACCTAAATGTCGAAGCAGGTAAGGCTCGGTACAGTTTCATATGGCGAGGAAAACCCATTCTGTAG
- the LOC137347010 gene encoding transcription cofactor vestigial-like protein 2 isoform X2 encodes MSCLDVMYQAYGAHHPYITTTPAYTTQTFSVYPRVQEVTMELIPGSVPHPSAPSKEDALREERPEAEYINSKCVLFTYFNGDISTVVDEHFTRALSSYNPESRSCKPRKGSLGSAEGSSLIQRNFPASFWDSNYQAPPSASAPASASGGSSSSISSPHSELHYSSPEPYPALLHSQLAQPPEHWHYPLGAPVSPQGSAYHHPRTIHELYTVNPNLDPRYSSLIVPALRASRLQPAIAGQEPPSPWTGVFPTAEVTQALNLNVEAGLQHPDKAKDVFWF; translated from the exons ATGAGCTGTTTGGATGTTATGTACCAGGCGTATGGAGCACATCATCCTTACATTACAACCACTCCAGCTTACACAACACAG ACTTTCTCAGTTTATCCCCGAGTGCAAGAAGTCACGATGGAGCTCATCCCGGGCAGCGTGCCTCATCCCTCAGCCCCGAGTAAAGAGGATGCACTGAGAGAGGAGAGACCCGAGGCCGAGTACATTAACTCCAAATGTGTCTTGTTCACGTATTTCAATGGCGATATCAGCACTGTTGTGGATGAACACTTTACTCGAGCCTTGAGTAGTTACAATCctgaaagcaggagttgtaaacccaGGAAGGGAAGCTTGGGATCAGCAG AGGGCTCTTCTCTTATCCAGCGCAATTTCCCTGCATCTTTCTGGGACAGTAATTACCAGGCACCACCCTCCGCCTCCGCCCCAGCCTCAGCCTCAGGAGGGAGTAGCAGCAGTATAAGCTCCCCACACTCCGAGCTCCATTACTCGTCTCCAGAGCCATACccggccctcctgcactctcagcTGGCCCAGCCGCCGGAACATTGGCACTACCCACTGGGTGCCCCTGTCAGCCCGCAGGGCTCGGCGTACCATCACCCCCGGACTATACACGAACTCTACACGGTCAACCCCAACCTCGACCCTCGCTACAGCTCTTTGATCGTCCCGGCCCTCCGGGCCAGCAGACTGCAACCCGCCATCGCCGGCCAAGAGCCCCCCTCTCCATGGACAGGGGTCTTCCCTACCGCTGAAGTGACACAGGCTTTAAACCTAAATGTCGAAGCAG GTCTTCAGCACCCCGACAAAGCCAAGGATGTGTTCTGGTTTTAG
- the LOC137347010 gene encoding transcription cofactor vestigial-like protein 2 isoform X4, with translation MELIPGSVPHPSAPSKEDALREERPEAEYINSKCVLFTYFNGDISTVVDEHFTRALSSYNPESRSCKPRKGSLGSAEGSSLIQRNFPASFWDSNYQAPPSASAPASASGGSSSSISSPHSELHYSSPEPYPALLHSQLAQPPEHWHYPLGAPVSPQGSAYHHPRTIHELYTVNPNLDPRYSSLIVPALRASRLQPAIAGQEPPSPWTGVFPTAEVTQALNLNVEAGKARYSFIWRGKPIL, from the exons ATGGAGCTCATCCCGGGCAGCGTGCCTCATCCCTCAGCCCCGAGTAAAGAGGATGCACTGAGAGAGGAGAGACCCGAGGCCGAGTACATTAACTCCAAATGTGTCTTGTTCACGTATTTCAATGGCGATATCAGCACTGTTGTGGATGAACACTTTACTCGAGCCTTGAGTAGTTACAATCctgaaagcaggagttgtaaacccaGGAAGGGAAGCTTGGGATCAGCAG AGGGCTCTTCTCTTATCCAGCGCAATTTCCCTGCATCTTTCTGGGACAGTAATTACCAGGCACCACCCTCCGCCTCCGCCCCAGCCTCAGCCTCAGGAGGGAGTAGCAGCAGTATAAGCTCCCCACACTCCGAGCTCCATTACTCGTCTCCAGAGCCATACccggccctcctgcactctcagcTGGCCCAGCCGCCGGAACATTGGCACTACCCACTGGGTGCCCCTGTCAGCCCGCAGGGCTCGGCGTACCATCACCCCCGGACTATACACGAACTCTACACGGTCAACCCCAACCTCGACCCTCGCTACAGCTCTTTGATCGTCCCGGCCCTCCGGGCCAGCAGACTGCAACCCGCCATCGCCGGCCAAGAGCCCCCCTCTCCATGGACAGGGGTCTTCCCTACCGCTGAAGTGACACAGGCTTTAAACCTAAATGTCGAAGCAGGTAAGGCTCGGTACAGTTTCATATGGCGAGGAAAACCCATTCTGTAG